Proteins encoded within one genomic window of Micromonospora halotolerans:
- the hisS gene encoding histidine--tRNA ligase, translating to MSKPTPISGFPEWTPAQRMIEQFVLDQIRATFELYGFAPLETRSVEPLDQLLRKGETSKEVYVLRRLQADTDGPAGDDALGLHFDLTVPFARYVLENAGKLQFPFRRYQIQKVWRGERPQEGRYREFLQADIDIVDRDTLPADYEAEMPLVIGDALRSLPIPPVRIQVNNRKICEGFYRGIGLTDPEAALRAVDKLDKIGPAKVAELLAETAGASEAQAKACLALAEISAPDASFADAVRALGVTDPLLDEGIAELVAVVETAAAHSPGLCVADLRIARGLDYYTGTVYETQLIGYERFGSVCSGGRYDNLASSGTTRFPGVGISIGVTRLLGLLFGSGALSVSRDVPTCVLVAVTAEEERAASNRVAEALRSRGIPTEVSPSAAKFGKQIRYAERRGIPYVWFPGAEGDEVKDIRSGEQVAAAAGEWTPPRADLKPLVGPVTAGA from the coding sequence ATGAGCAAGCCCACGCCCATCTCCGGTTTCCCGGAGTGGACGCCCGCCCAGCGGATGATCGAGCAGTTCGTGCTCGACCAGATCCGCGCCACCTTCGAGCTGTACGGCTTCGCGCCGCTGGAGACGCGCTCGGTCGAGCCCCTCGACCAGCTGCTGCGCAAGGGGGAGACCTCGAAGGAGGTCTACGTGCTGCGCCGGCTGCAGGCCGACACCGACGGCCCCGCCGGTGACGACGCGCTCGGCCTGCACTTCGACCTGACCGTGCCGTTCGCCCGGTACGTGCTGGAGAACGCCGGCAAGCTCCAGTTCCCGTTCCGCCGCTACCAGATCCAGAAGGTGTGGCGGGGCGAGCGCCCGCAGGAGGGTCGCTACCGGGAGTTCCTCCAGGCCGACATCGACATCGTCGACCGGGACACCCTGCCGGCCGACTACGAGGCGGAGATGCCGCTGGTGATCGGCGACGCGCTGCGCTCGCTGCCGATCCCGCCGGTGCGGATCCAGGTGAACAACCGCAAGATCTGCGAGGGCTTCTACCGGGGCATCGGGCTGACCGACCCGGAGGCGGCGCTGCGCGCGGTCGACAAGCTCGACAAGATCGGTCCGGCGAAGGTCGCCGAGCTGCTGGCGGAGACCGCCGGGGCGAGCGAGGCGCAGGCCAAGGCGTGTCTGGCGCTGGCCGAGATCTCCGCGCCGGACGCCTCGTTCGCCGACGCGGTGCGCGCCCTCGGGGTGACCGATCCGCTGCTGGACGAGGGCATCGCCGAGCTGGTGGCGGTGGTGGAGACCGCCGCCGCGCACTCGCCCGGCCTCTGCGTCGCCGACCTGCGGATCGCGCGCGGCCTGGACTACTACACGGGCACGGTCTACGAGACGCAGCTGATCGGCTACGAGCGGTTCGGCTCGGTCTGCTCCGGCGGCCGGTACGACAACCTGGCCAGCTCCGGCACCACCCGCTTCCCCGGCGTGGGCATCTCGATCGGGGTGACCCGGCTGCTCGGCCTGCTCTTCGGCTCGGGCGCGCTGTCGGTGTCCCGGGACGTGCCGACCTGCGTGCTGGTCGCGGTGACCGCCGAGGAGGAGCGGGCGGCCAGCAACCGGGTGGCCGAGGCGCTGCGCTCGCGGGGCATCCCGACCGAGGTGTCGCCGAGCGCGGCCAAGTTCGGCAAGCAGATCCGGTACGCCGAGCGGCGCGGTATCCCGTACGTCTGGTTCCCGGGGGCCGAGGGCGACGAGGTGAAGGACATCCGCTCGGGCGAGCAGGTGGCCGCCGCGGCGGGGGAGTGGACGCCGCCCCGCGCCGACCTGAAGCCGCTGGTCGGGCCGGTCACGGCTGGCGCCTGA
- a CDS encoding MBL fold metallo-hydrolase, with the protein MLVAGFPADAFGTNCYVVATAPGEQCVVVDPGIGVLDRLDAVLAEHRLHPAAVLLTHGHLDHTFSVAPVCGARGIPAYVHPEDRELLADPAKALSMDLTQLFGGRLPYAEPEDVAELTDGATLSLAGLEITVDHAPGHTGGSVLFRMPGAGSPWEADQICLSGDVLFAGSIGRTDLPGGSMPRMLASLREKVLPLADDTVVLPGHGPQTTIGRERASNPYLIEVSGIGGARPAAPTRGL; encoded by the coding sequence GTGCTCGTGGCCGGCTTTCCCGCGGACGCCTTCGGCACCAACTGCTATGTGGTGGCGACCGCGCCGGGGGAGCAGTGCGTGGTGGTCGACCCCGGCATCGGGGTGCTCGACCGGCTCGACGCCGTGCTCGCCGAGCACCGCCTGCACCCGGCCGCCGTGCTGCTCACCCACGGCCACCTCGACCACACCTTCTCGGTGGCCCCGGTCTGCGGCGCGCGGGGCATCCCCGCGTACGTCCACCCGGAGGACCGGGAGCTGCTGGCCGACCCGGCCAAGGCGCTCTCGATGGACCTCACCCAGCTCTTCGGTGGGCGGCTGCCGTACGCCGAGCCGGAGGACGTGGCGGAGCTGACCGACGGCGCGACGCTGTCGCTGGCCGGGTTGGAGATCACCGTCGACCACGCCCCGGGCCATACCGGCGGGTCGGTGCTGTTCCGGATGCCCGGCGCCGGCTCGCCCTGGGAGGCCGACCAGATCTGCCTCTCCGGTGACGTGCTCTTCGCGGGCTCGATCGGCCGCACCGACCTGCCGGGCGGCAGCATGCCCCGCATGCTGGCCAGCCTCCGGGAGAAGGTTCTCCCGCTGGCCGACGACACGGTCGTCCTGCCCGGCCACGGCCCCCAGACCACCATCGGCCGCGAGCGCGCGAGCAACCCGTACCTCATCGAGGTGTCGGGCATCGGCGGCGCGCGCCCGGCCGCGCCCACCCGCGGCCTGTAA
- a CDS encoding peptidylprolyl isomerase, whose protein sequence is MASSRDRQRKLARAKLDRQLARRAAAAKRRRQIQAGVGAAVVLALIVVGSAWALGAFDSEPKKQAAEDTCLWTPQDATANTNLKDVGTPATTGLPTEGTRTMTVTTNQGGPITADLDLAAAPCGAASISFLAGKSFYDNTKCHEITTEGALRCGDPSGSGMGGPTYSFYNENVPTTPEASPSASPAPAQPPAYPKGTVAMIGNPPGSNGSQFLIFFKDFNPATPAYTVVGKVTGGLDVVEKIGALPTVDNGGGAKVKPKTDVVIQSLTVGGPNAAPAATSAPAASPSAG, encoded by the coding sequence GTGGCTTCCAGCAGGGACCGGCAGCGCAAACTGGCGCGGGCCAAGCTCGACCGGCAGCTCGCCCGGCGGGCCGCGGCCGCCAAGCGCCGCCGGCAGATCCAGGCCGGCGTCGGCGCCGCCGTGGTGCTCGCGTTGATCGTGGTCGGTTCGGCCTGGGCGCTCGGCGCCTTCGACTCCGAGCCGAAGAAGCAGGCCGCCGAGGACACCTGCCTCTGGACGCCGCAGGACGCCACGGCCAACACCAACCTCAAGGACGTGGGCACCCCGGCCACCACCGGGCTGCCCACCGAGGGCACCCGGACCATGACGGTCACCACCAACCAGGGCGGCCCGATCACGGCCGACCTGGACCTGGCCGCTGCTCCGTGCGGCGCCGCGAGCATCTCGTTCCTGGCCGGCAAGTCGTTCTACGACAACACCAAGTGCCACGAGATCACCACCGAGGGGGCGTTGCGCTGCGGCGACCCGAGCGGCAGCGGCATGGGCGGCCCGACCTACTCGTTCTACAACGAGAACGTCCCCACCACGCCGGAGGCCAGCCCGTCCGCCTCGCCGGCGCCGGCGCAGCCCCCGGCGTACCCGAAGGGCACGGTCGCCATGATCGGCAACCCGCCCGGCAGCAACGGCAGCCAGTTCCTGATCTTCTTCAAGGACTTCAACCCGGCCACGCCGGCGTACACCGTCGTCGGCAAGGTCACCGGCGGCCTCGACGTGGTGGAGAAGATCGGCGCCCTGCCGACCGTGGACAATGGGGGTGGGGCCAAGGTCAAGCCGAAGACGGACGTGGTGATCCAGAGCCTCACCGTCGGCGGGCCGAACGCCGCGCCGGCCGCCACGAGCGCGCCCGCGGCGAGCCCCAGCGCCGGCTGA
- a CDS encoding peptidylprolyl isomerase, translating to MTSTRERQRAAARARLEREMAERAAKARKRRQTQAIVGAAAVLVLVVAGTVWLATSLGGDDKKQNTAGGGGFSQCTYTEVPKEGRPKQIKDVGLPATQQANKGTQTMTIDTNLGPITTKLDRSLVPCTAGSFTHLASKGFFDNTKCHRLVTQGIKVLQCGDPSATGKGWRETDGTGGPSYNLAEENLPTDKRPPYPEGVIAMANSGQPGSTGSQFFIVYGDSQLDPNYTVLGTITGGMDLVKQVAAAGDDGAFAQQAGGGHPKKEIVINKLSMSDIQG from the coding sequence GTGACGTCCACGAGAGAGCGGCAGCGCGCGGCGGCGCGGGCCCGCCTCGAGCGGGAGATGGCCGAGCGTGCCGCCAAGGCCCGCAAGCGTCGGCAGACCCAGGCCATCGTCGGCGCCGCGGCCGTGCTGGTGCTCGTCGTGGCCGGCACCGTCTGGCTCGCCACCTCGCTCGGCGGTGACGACAAGAAGCAGAACACCGCCGGCGGCGGCGGGTTCTCCCAGTGCACCTACACGGAGGTCCCCAAGGAGGGGCGCCCGAAACAGATCAAGGACGTCGGGCTGCCCGCGACCCAGCAGGCCAACAAGGGCACCCAGACCATGACGATCGACACCAACCTGGGCCCGATCACCACGAAGCTCGACCGGAGCCTGGTGCCCTGCACCGCCGGCAGCTTCACCCACCTGGCCAGCAAGGGCTTCTTCGACAACACCAAGTGCCACCGGCTGGTCACCCAGGGCATCAAGGTGCTCCAGTGCGGCGACCCGAGCGCGACCGGCAAGGGCTGGCGGGAGACCGACGGCACCGGCGGCCCGAGCTACAACCTGGCCGAGGAGAACCTGCCCACCGACAAGCGGCCCCCCTACCCGGAGGGCGTCATCGCGATGGCCAACTCCGGCCAGCCGGGCAGCACGGGCAGCCAGTTCTTCATCGTCTACGGCGACTCCCAGCTCGACCCGAACTACACCGTGCTCGGCACCATCACCGGCGGCATGGACCTGGTGAAGCAGGTGGCCGCGGCCGGTGACGACGGCGCCTTCGCCCAGCAGGCCGGCGGCGGTCACCCGAAGAAGGAGATCGTCATCAACAAGCTGAGCATGAGCGACATCCAGGGCTGA
- a CDS encoding RelA/SpoT family protein yields the protein MEGTVHPTGDADGSVTERSGNPPARVTGPVPDGQADGGAVVVPFPTDGAADPTPGAGFALSNAPTGRRVRARLARFNAPWQTSQVSEVLEPLIATHRENHPKADARLLQRAFDTAARWHSGQYRKSGDPYITHPLAVATILANLGMDTTTLVAALLHDTIEDTEYTLDAMRADFGGEVALLVDGVTKLDKVKLGDAAKAETIRKMVVAMAKDPRVLVIKLADRLHNMRTLTFLPRPKQEQKAKETLEILAPLAHRLGMNTIKWELEDLAFGTLFPKRFEEINRLIGEHQPQREALLRQVTQKVSTDLKAAKIKAETTGRPKHLYSIYQKMIVRGRDFNDIYDLVGVRILVDTVRDCYAALGVIHANWQPVPGRFKDYIAMPKFNMYQSLHTTVIGPTGKPVEMQIRTYAMHRTAEFGIAAHWKYKEHKGTLVVGPPAHIDEMTWLRQLLDWQREAADPSEFLDALRFDLSSQEVYVFTPKGDVIPLPTGSTPVDFAYAVHTEVGHKCIGARVNGKLVPLESTLSNGDVIEIFTSKSDTAGPTQDWLGFVKSPRARTKIRQYFNKERREEAIEAGKDSIVKAMRKQGMPLQRMLTSDALMAIARDLHLADVASLYAAVGDSQVSAQSVVQKLMAAYGGEEGAAEDIAETAVATRPPRSRQSSSDPGVVVRGVSDVWIKLARCCTPVPPDAVFGFVTRSGGVSVHRDDCANAEDLRAQSERVVEVSWKLTSASTFLVAIQVEALDRHKLLADVTRVLSDERVNILSATVTTTRDRVAVSRFSFEMADPKHLGHLLAAVRKVDGVFDAYRVTSGA from the coding sequence GTGGAGGGCACGGTGCACCCGACAGGCGACGCGGACGGCTCGGTGACCGAGCGCAGCGGCAACCCGCCGGCGCGAGTGACCGGCCCCGTGCCCGACGGGCAGGCGGACGGCGGGGCGGTCGTCGTGCCGTTCCCGACCGACGGCGCGGCGGATCCCACGCCCGGCGCCGGCTTCGCCCTTTCCAACGCGCCGACCGGCCGCAGGGTGCGCGCCCGGCTGGCCCGCTTCAACGCGCCCTGGCAGACCTCGCAGGTCAGCGAGGTGCTGGAGCCGCTGATCGCCACCCACCGGGAGAACCACCCCAAGGCCGACGCCCGCCTGCTCCAGCGCGCCTTCGACACGGCCGCGCGGTGGCACTCGGGTCAGTACCGCAAGTCCGGTGACCCCTACATCACCCACCCCCTCGCGGTGGCGACCATCCTGGCCAACCTCGGCATGGACACCACCACCCTGGTGGCGGCGCTGCTGCACGACACGATCGAGGACACGGAATACACCCTCGATGCGATGCGCGCCGACTTCGGCGGCGAGGTGGCCCTGCTGGTCGACGGCGTCACCAAGCTCGACAAGGTCAAGCTGGGCGATGCGGCCAAGGCGGAGACGATCCGCAAGATGGTCGTGGCCATGGCGAAGGACCCGCGGGTCCTGGTGATCAAGCTGGCCGACCGGCTGCACAACATGCGCACCCTGACCTTCCTGCCCCGCCCGAAGCAGGAGCAGAAGGCCAAGGAGACGCTGGAGATCCTCGCCCCGCTGGCCCACCGCCTCGGTATGAACACGATCAAGTGGGAGCTGGAGGACCTGGCCTTCGGCACGCTGTTCCCGAAGCGGTTCGAGGAGATCAACCGGCTGATCGGCGAGCACCAGCCGCAGCGCGAGGCGCTGCTGCGCCAGGTGACCCAGAAGGTGTCCACCGACCTCAAGGCCGCCAAGATCAAGGCGGAGACGACCGGCCGGCCCAAGCACCTCTACTCGATCTACCAGAAGATGATCGTGCGGGGGCGCGACTTCAACGACATCTACGACCTGGTCGGGGTGCGGATCCTGGTCGACACGGTGCGGGACTGCTACGCGGCGCTGGGCGTCATCCACGCCAACTGGCAGCCGGTGCCGGGCCGGTTCAAGGACTACATCGCCATGCCCAAGTTCAACATGTACCAGTCGTTGCACACGACGGTCATCGGGCCCACCGGCAAGCCGGTGGAGATGCAGATCCGCACCTACGCGATGCACCGCACCGCCGAGTTCGGCATCGCCGCGCACTGGAAGTACAAGGAGCACAAGGGCACCCTGGTGGTCGGCCCGCCGGCGCACATCGACGAGATGACCTGGCTGCGCCAGCTGCTGGACTGGCAGCGGGAGGCGGCCGACCCGAGCGAGTTCCTCGACGCGCTGCGGTTCGACCTGTCCAGCCAGGAGGTGTACGTCTTCACCCCGAAGGGTGACGTCATCCCGCTGCCGACCGGGTCGACGCCGGTGGACTTCGCGTACGCGGTGCACACCGAGGTCGGGCACAAGTGCATCGGCGCGCGGGTCAACGGCAAGCTGGTGCCCCTCGAGTCGACGCTGTCCAACGGCGACGTGATCGAGATCTTCACCTCGAAATCCGACACGGCCGGCCCGACGCAGGACTGGCTGGGTTTCGTCAAGAGCCCGCGCGCCCGCACCAAGATCCGCCAGTACTTCAACAAGGAGCGGCGCGAGGAGGCGATCGAGGCCGGCAAGGACTCGATCGTCAAGGCGATGCGCAAGCAGGGCATGCCGCTGCAGCGGATGCTGACCTCGGACGCGCTCATGGCGATCGCCCGGGACCTGCACCTGGCCGACGTGGCCTCGCTCTACGCGGCGGTCGGCGACAGCCAGGTCTCGGCCCAGTCGGTGGTGCAGAAGCTGATGGCCGCGTACGGGGGCGAGGAGGGCGCGGCGGAGGACATCGCCGAGACCGCCGTCGCCACCCGGCCGCCGCGCAGCCGGCAGAGCAGCAGCGACCCGGGCGTGGTGGTCCGGGGCGTCAGCGACGTCTGGATCAAGCTGGCGCGCTGCTGCACGCCGGTGCCGCCGGACGCGGTGTTCGGCTTCGTCACCCGGTCCGGCGGGGTGAGCGTGCACCGGGACGACTGCGCCAACGCGGAGGACCTGCGCGCGCAGAGCGAGCGGGTGGTCGAGGTCAGCTGGAAGCTCACCTCCGCCTCCACGTTCCTGGTGGCCATCCAGGTGGAGGCCCTCGACCGGCACAAGCTCCTCGCGGACGTGACCCGGGTGCTCTCCGACGAGCGGGTCAACATCCTCTCCGCGACGGTCACCACCACCCGGGACCGGGTGGCGGTGAGCCGGTTCAGCTTCGAGATGGCCGACCCGAAGCACCTCGGGCACCTGCTGGCCGCGGTCCGCAAGGTCGACGGCGTCTTCGACGCCTACCGGGTCACCTCCGGCGCCTGA
- a CDS encoding adenine phosphoribosyltransferase codes for MTETHTTGVRGDSGPEVAQLVASRVLDVPDFPKPGVMFKDLMPLFADGTAFREVVDGIIAYHGRDSFDAVVGIEARGFVLAAAVAYATGVGVVPVRKAGKLPRATHSASYALEYGEATLEVHQDAFTAGHRILVLDDVLATGGTAEATLDLVERAGGTVVGFTVLLELGFLKGRERLAPRPVHALLTV; via the coding sequence GTGACGGAGACCCACACCACCGGAGTACGGGGAGACAGCGGCCCAGAGGTCGCCCAACTGGTCGCCAGCCGGGTGCTGGACGTGCCGGACTTCCCGAAGCCCGGAGTCATGTTCAAGGACCTGATGCCGCTCTTCGCCGACGGCACGGCCTTCCGCGAGGTGGTCGACGGGATCATCGCGTACCACGGGCGGGACTCGTTCGACGCGGTGGTCGGCATCGAGGCGCGCGGGTTCGTGCTGGCCGCGGCGGTCGCGTACGCCACCGGGGTCGGCGTGGTGCCGGTGCGCAAGGCCGGCAAGCTGCCCCGGGCCACCCACTCGGCCTCCTACGCGCTGGAGTACGGCGAGGCGACCCTGGAGGTGCACCAGGACGCCTTCACGGCCGGCCACCGGATCCTGGTCCTGGACGACGTGCTCGCCACCGGCGGCACCGCGGAGGCCACCCTGGACCTGGTGGAGCGGGCCGGCGGCACGGTGGTCGGCTTCACGGTCCTCCTGGAACTGGGCTTCCTCAAGGGGCGGGAGCGGCTCGCTCCACGTCCGGTCCATGCCCTGCTGACCGTTTGA
- the secF gene encoding protein translocase subunit SecF encodes MAKSGLAARLYRGEADLNIVGKRKLWFGVAGVLVLIAVLSFAISGFKLGIEFAGGNSFQVPASVGTLEQAEAKVDAALAAKGGGAEVVTAQKVGSTSGEYYELRTGQLTAEQANQVKTEMAQSFGIQTDQISGSQVSEAWGSQVTSRALLGLVIFVAVVAIYLILRFEWRMAVAAIASLFTNLVLTAGIYSLVGFEVTPSTIIGFLTILGFALYDVVVVFDKVQENTRGITANNNQTYGEAANLALNQSLMRSLNTSVVALLPVGGLLFIGAGLLGAGTLKDLGLVLFVGMAVAFLTSILLATPLLVLLKNQEPRISAHNKRVLARRGAIARGEVTPKGAPRAAAATADEAIDPEAAALAGAAPKVGARPAGKRPSGARGGRPAGGGGNRPGGAKRR; translated from the coding sequence ATGGCTAAGAGTGGTCTGGCCGCCCGGCTCTACCGGGGCGAGGCCGATCTCAACATCGTCGGCAAGCGCAAGCTCTGGTTCGGCGTCGCCGGCGTGCTGGTGCTGATCGCCGTGCTGAGCTTCGCGATCAGCGGCTTCAAGCTCGGCATCGAGTTCGCCGGCGGCAACTCGTTCCAGGTGCCGGCCAGCGTCGGCACGCTGGAGCAGGCCGAGGCGAAGGTCGACGCGGCCCTCGCGGCCAAGGGCGGCGGCGCCGAGGTGGTCACCGCCCAGAAGGTCGGCAGCACCAGCGGCGAGTACTACGAGCTGCGCACCGGGCAGCTCACCGCGGAGCAGGCCAACCAGGTCAAGACCGAGATGGCGCAGTCGTTCGGCATCCAGACCGACCAGATCAGCGGCAGCCAGGTCTCCGAGGCGTGGGGCAGTCAGGTGACCTCCCGCGCCCTGCTCGGCCTGGTGATCTTCGTGGCGGTGGTGGCGATCTACCTGATCCTCCGCTTCGAGTGGCGGATGGCGGTCGCCGCGATCGCGTCGCTGTTCACGAACCTGGTGCTCACGGCCGGCATCTACTCGCTGGTCGGCTTCGAGGTCACCCCGTCGACGATCATCGGCTTCCTCACCATCCTGGGCTTCGCGCTCTACGACGTGGTGGTGGTCTTCGACAAGGTCCAGGAGAACACCCGGGGCATCACCGCCAACAACAACCAGACCTACGGCGAGGCGGCCAACCTGGCGTTGAACCAGAGCCTCATGCGGTCGCTGAACACCTCGGTGGTCGCGCTGCTCCCGGTCGGCGGCCTGCTCTTCATCGGCGCCGGCCTGCTGGGCGCGGGCACCCTGAAGGACCTGGGCCTGGTGCTCTTCGTCGGTATGGCAGTGGCCTTCCTGACCTCGATCCTGCTGGCCACCCCGCTGCTGGTGCTGCTCAAGAACCAGGAGCCGCGGATCAGCGCGCACAACAAGCGGGTGCTGGCCCGCCGGGGCGCCATCGCCCGTGGCGAGGTCACACCGAAGGGCGCGCCGCGGGCCGCGGCGGCCACCGCCGACGAGGCCATCGACCCCGAGGCGGCCGCCCTGGCCGGCGCCGCCCCGAAGGTCGGCGCGCGCCCGGCCGGCAAGCGCCCCAGCGGCGCCCGCGGCGGGCGTCCGGCCGGCGGCGGGGGCAACCGGCCCGGTGGCGCGAAGCGCCGCTGA
- the secD gene encoding protein translocase subunit SecD has protein sequence MAPPQGQMRPGRQLAVLGFIFVVLYLLVFFSGGASGGWKDRLEPRLGLDLVGGTRLTLEATNTVDGKPPTSANLEEARQIIENRVNAFGVAEAEVVTEGNRNIVISLPGQNRDLTNVGEAAELRFRKVLKATDGSGAAAAPAPTASATPAPSGSATPAPSGSATPAPSGSASPKVTASAGAKATTSPSAGGQGGMAPTPSVSAAAPTPSATPSAAAPSPSASAEPVPQSVEQQRKAIEQKVGAAAWAAASGLQAPADLTADPSLADKLKPFGTLSPQEVAVLPVGMQFNVPTITCAQLDNRPAASIKDENQQAVACESGAKYLLDKAKVLGTDVDDANAVLDQTSSWVVSLNFTGKGQEKWTALTREAFNNEGQACDQTALGSDGKCRVAVVLDNEIVSSPEIQGVLTGDSQITGSFDNKSANALASQLRYGALPVTFEPQEQQNVTATLGDSHLKAGLLAAGIGMLLVIIYSFFYYRLLGSVIFLSLVLSALLVFGALVVLGRSIGFTLTLAGIAGMIVSLGVAADSFVIYFERLKDEIREGRSPRSAVPRAWVRARRTIISANAITLMSAVVLYIVSVGAVKGFAFALGLATVLDLVVVFLFRHPIMTMFARTRAFLSPRVSGLGRALPARSAEAGTGRNPRVKEA, from the coding sequence GTGGCACCACCTCAGGGACAGATGCGCCCCGGACGGCAGCTCGCCGTTCTCGGGTTCATCTTCGTCGTCCTCTATCTTTTGGTGTTCTTCTCGGGCGGCGCCAGCGGTGGCTGGAAGGATCGGCTGGAGCCCCGGCTCGGCCTGGACCTCGTCGGCGGCACCCGGCTGACGCTCGAGGCCACCAACACCGTGGACGGCAAGCCCCCGACCTCCGCCAACCTGGAGGAGGCGCGCCAGATCATCGAGAACCGGGTCAACGCCTTCGGCGTGGCCGAGGCCGAGGTGGTCACCGAGGGCAACCGGAACATCGTCATCTCCCTGCCCGGCCAGAACCGCGACCTGACGAACGTCGGTGAGGCCGCCGAGCTGCGCTTCCGCAAGGTGCTCAAGGCCACCGACGGCAGCGGCGCCGCCGCCGCGCCGGCCCCGACCGCCAGCGCCACCCCGGCTCCCTCGGGCAGCGCCACCCCGGCCCCGTCGGGCAGCGCCACCCCGGCCCCGTCCGGCAGCGCCTCGCCGAAGGTGACCGCGAGCGCCGGGGCGAAGGCCACCACGTCGCCGAGCGCCGGCGGGCAGGGCGGCATGGCCCCGACGCCGAGCGTCAGCGCCGCCGCCCCGACCCCGTCGGCGACGCCCAGCGCCGCCGCGCCGAGCCCGAGCGCCAGCGCCGAGCCGGTGCCGCAGAGCGTCGAGCAGCAGCGCAAGGCCATCGAGCAGAAGGTGGGTGCGGCCGCCTGGGCCGCCGCCTCCGGCCTCCAGGCGCCGGCGGACCTGACCGCGGACCCGTCGCTGGCCGACAAGCTCAAGCCGTTCGGCACCCTCTCCCCGCAGGAGGTCGCGGTGCTGCCGGTCGGGATGCAGTTCAACGTCCCGACCATCACCTGCGCCCAGCTCGACAACCGCCCGGCCGCGTCGATCAAGGACGAGAACCAGCAGGCGGTGGCCTGCGAGTCCGGCGCCAAGTACCTGCTCGACAAGGCCAAGGTGCTGGGCACCGACGTCGACGACGCCAACGCCGTGCTCGACCAGACCAGCTCCTGGGTGGTCAGCCTGAACTTCACCGGCAAGGGCCAGGAGAAGTGGACCGCGCTGACCCGCGAGGCGTTCAACAACGAGGGTCAGGCCTGCGACCAGACCGCGCTCGGCTCGGACGGCAAGTGCCGGGTCGCCGTGGTGCTGGACAACGAGATCGTCTCGTCCCCGGAGATCCAGGGCGTGCTGACCGGTGACTCGCAGATCACCGGCAGCTTCGACAACAAGAGCGCCAACGCGCTGGCCAGCCAGCTCCGCTACGGCGCGCTGCCGGTGACCTTCGAGCCGCAGGAGCAGCAGAACGTCACCGCGACCCTGGGCGACAGCCACCTCAAGGCGGGTCTGCTGGCGGCCGGCATCGGCATGCTGCTGGTCATCATCTACTCGTTCTTCTACTACCGGCTGCTCGGCTCGGTCATCTTCCTGAGCCTGGTGCTCTCGGCGCTGCTGGTCTTCGGCGCGCTCGTGGTGCTCGGCCGGTCGATCGGGTTCACGCTCACCCTCGCCGGCATCGCCGGCATGATCGTCTCGCTCGGTGTGGCGGCGGACTCGTTCGTCATCTACTTCGAGCGACTCAAGGACGAGATCCGAGAGGGGCGCAGCCCCCGCAGCGCGGTGCCGCGGGCGTGGGTCCGGGCGCGGCGGACGATCATCTCGGCGAACGCCATCACCCTGATGTCGGCCGTGGTGCTCTACATCGTCTCGGTCGGCGCGGTGAAGGGCTTCGCCTTCGCGCTCGGCCTGGCGACCGTCCTCGACCTGGTCGTCGTGTTCCTCTTCCGCCACCCGATCATGACGATGTTCGCCCGCACCCGGGCGTTCCTGTCCCCGCGGGTCAGCGGCCTGGGCCGGGCGCTCCCGGCCCGGTCGGCCGAGGCCGGCACCGGCCGCAACCCGCGCGTCAAGGAGGCCTGA
- the yajC gene encoding preprotein translocase subunit YajC, whose translation MIALLFGVMYFMMIRPQQKRRREAEQMQSALGVGDEVVTIGGLYGTVTGVEDETVLIEVAPGVQTRYARPAIARVVKRVEAPEAETISEEAESVKE comes from the coding sequence ATGATCGCTCTGCTCTTCGGCGTCATGTACTTCATGATGATCCGCCCCCAGCAGAAGCGTCGCCGTGAGGCCGAGCAGATGCAGTCCGCGCTCGGCGTGGGCGACGAGGTGGTCACCATCGGCGGGCTCTACGGCACGGTGACCGGGGTCGAGGACGAGACCGTCCTGATCGAGGTGGCTCCGGGCGTGCAGACCCGGTACGCCCGCCCGGCGATCGCCCGCGTGGTCAAGCGGGTCGAGGCTCCGGAGGCCGAGACGATCTCCGAGGAAGCCGAGTCGGTCAAGGAGTGA